The following proteins are encoded in a genomic region of Flammeovirga pectinis:
- the topA gene encoding type I DNA topoisomerase, with protein MTKNLLIVESPAKAKTIEKYLGEGYTVRSSYGHVRDLKKGNDAIDVDHDFIPHYEVSPDKKDVIRELKKLSKDAEMVWLATDDDREGEAISWHLKETLKLKDNDTKRIVFREITKSAIQSAIKHPRTIDYDLVNAQQARRILDRLVGFELSPVLWKKIQRGLSAGRVQSVAARLVVEREREVEAFNAKDFFKVIATFELDNNKFLEAELSTKFKTKEEANSFLNDCLGADFSISDIKTRPGKKTPAPPFTTSTLQQEASRKLGYSVASTMSIAQKLYEAGHITYMRTDSLNLSNDAIQSATEEISRVYGKEFAHERHFKTTNKGAQEAHEAIRPTNFKNHKLELSDNREARLYDLIWKRAVASQMADAKLERTTAEITTQKRAEKFVAKGEVIIFEGFLKAYIESNDDEIDEDEDTKGMLPPLSIGQGMPLDQMNATQRFSRPPARYTEASLVKTLEEKGIGRPSTYAPTISTIQRREYVIKEARDGKERNYVKIVLKDNEVSERQLTETYGAEKSKLFPTNMGMVVNDFLVKHFPNVVDYSFTANVEEQFDEIAHGNLEWQKMLGGFYKPFHDTVVDTEENADRAEAHAERELGIDPTTGKKVITRLGRFGPIAQIGDQEDEEKKFASLRKGQYLETITLEDALELFKLPRTIGTYEDKVVVAAIGRFGPYIRHDGKFVSLGKEYAPETVELDVAIELIEAKRKADAEKLIKTFEEEENLQLLNGRWGPYISYNKANIKIPKELKEKAKELTYEEVKKIIEEAPEPKTRGKKAAATKKEPAKKKAATKKPAAKKAPVKKKATTRKTATKK; from the coding sequence ATGACTAAGAACTTATTAATTGTCGAGTCACCTGCAAAGGCAAAGACTATCGAAAAGTACCTAGGTGAGGGCTACACCGTAAGATCAAGTTATGGCCATGTACGTGACCTAAAGAAAGGGAACGATGCAATTGATGTTGACCACGATTTCATTCCCCACTACGAAGTCTCTCCTGATAAAAAGGATGTTATTAGAGAGTTGAAGAAATTATCAAAGGATGCTGAAATGGTATGGTTAGCAACCGATGATGACCGCGAAGGAGAAGCTATATCTTGGCATCTTAAGGAGACATTAAAATTAAAAGATAACGATACAAAAAGAATTGTTTTTAGAGAGATTACTAAATCTGCAATTCAATCTGCAATCAAGCATCCTAGAACTATTGATTATGATCTAGTAAATGCACAACAAGCAAGACGTATCTTAGATAGATTAGTTGGTTTTGAACTTTCGCCAGTTTTATGGAAGAAAATTCAAAGAGGACTTTCTGCTGGTCGTGTGCAAAGTGTAGCAGCAAGGTTAGTAGTTGAAAGAGAAAGAGAAGTTGAGGCATTTAATGCTAAAGACTTCTTTAAAGTAATAGCAACGTTTGAACTTGATAATAATAAATTCTTAGAAGCAGAATTAAGTACTAAGTTTAAAACAAAAGAAGAAGCAAATTCATTCTTAAATGATTGTCTTGGAGCTGACTTCTCTATTTCTGATATTAAAACAAGGCCTGGTAAGAAAACTCCAGCACCTCCTTTTACTACTTCTACACTTCAACAAGAAGCAAGTAGAAAATTAGGCTATTCGGTTGCTTCTACGATGTCAATTGCTCAGAAATTATACGAAGCGGGCCATATTACATATATGCGTACCGATTCATTAAATCTATCAAATGATGCAATTCAATCGGCTACAGAAGAAATCTCTAGAGTCTATGGGAAAGAGTTTGCACACGAAAGACATTTTAAAACAACAAATAAAGGAGCACAAGAAGCTCACGAGGCTATCCGACCTACCAACTTTAAAAATCATAAATTAGAGTTGTCTGATAATCGTGAAGCACGCTTGTACGATCTGATATGGAAAAGAGCAGTAGCCTCTCAAATGGCTGATGCTAAATTAGAAAGAACTACTGCAGAGATTACAACTCAAAAGAGAGCTGAAAAATTTGTAGCAAAAGGAGAGGTAATTATCTTCGAAGGTTTCTTGAAAGCATATATTGAATCTAATGATGATGAAATAGATGAAGACGAGGACACTAAAGGAATGCTACCACCATTGTCAATTGGTCAAGGTATGCCTTTAGATCAAATGAATGCAACTCAACGTTTTTCTAGACCTCCAGCGCGTTACACAGAAGCTAGTTTAGTGAAGACTTTGGAAGAAAAGGGTATTGGTAGACCATCTACATATGCACCAACAATTTCTACAATACAACGTAGAGAGTATGTAATTAAGGAAGCTAGAGATGGTAAGGAAAGAAATTACGTGAAAATTGTTCTAAAGGATAATGAGGTTAGCGAAAGACAGTTGACCGAAACATATGGAGCAGAGAAAAGTAAATTATTCCCTACAAACATGGGAATGGTTGTAAATGACTTTCTTGTAAAACACTTTCCAAATGTTGTCGATTATTCTTTTACTGCAAATGTAGAAGAACAATTTGATGAAATCGCACATGGTAATTTAGAATGGCAGAAAATGCTTGGTGGTTTTTATAAACCATTCCATGATACTGTTGTTGATACAGAAGAAAATGCAGATAGAGCGGAAGCTCATGCAGAAAGAGAACTAGGAATTGACCCTACAACTGGTAAAAAAGTAATTACACGTTTAGGTAGATTTGGCCCTATTGCACAAATTGGAGACCAAGAAGACGAAGAAAAGAAATTCGCTTCCTTACGTAAGGGACAATATTTAGAAACAATTACGTTAGAGGATGCTCTTGAACTATTCAAGCTTCCAAGAACAATTGGAACATATGAAGACAAAGTTGTAGTAGCAGCAATTGGTCGTTTTGGACCTTATATTAGACATGATGGAAAGTTTGTCTCTCTTGGCAAAGAATACGCTCCAGAAACAGTCGAATTAGATGTGGCTATTGAATTAATTGAAGCAAAACGAAAAGCGGATGCTGAAAAATTAATCAAGACTTTCGAAGAAGAAGAAAATTTACAACTTCTAAACGGTAGGTGGGGACCTTATATTTCTTACAATAAAGCTAATATTAAGATCCCAAAAGAGCTTAAAGAAAAAGCAAAAGAACTTACTTACGAAGAAGTTAAGAAAATAATTGAAGAGGCTCCTGAGCCAAAAACAAGAGGTAAAAAAGCCGCGGCAACTAAAAAGGAACCTGCTAAAAAGAAAGCAGCGACTAAGAAACCTGCAGCAAAAAAAGCTCCTGTAAAGAAAAAAGCCACTACAAGAAAAACGGCAACTAAAAAATAA
- the sucC gene encoding ADP-forming succinate--CoA ligase subunit beta: protein MNIHEYQAKSILKEYGVKVPAGYVADTPEEAVEVAKKLNKETGTKFWVVKAQIHAGGRGKGGGVKVAKSIEDVKSLSNDIIGMQLITPQTGAEGKKVLKVMVQEDVYYPGESEIKEYYMSVLLNRATGKNMIMYSTEGGMDIEEVAEKTPELIFQEEIDPSVGIQGFQARRVAFNLGTSGKAFKEMVKFVVSLYNAYVGTDSEMFEINPVFKTSDDQVMAVDAKVSLDESALYRHKDIAAMRDVTEEDPTEVEASAAGLNYVKLDGNVGCMVNGAGLAMATMDMIKLSGGDPANFLDVGGGANATTVEAGFRIILKDPNVKAILINVFGGIVRCDRVANGVVEAYKNIGDIKIPIIVRLQGTNAEEGAKIIDESGLKVTSAITLKEAAEKVKIALA from the coding sequence ATGAACATTCACGAATACCAAGCAAAAAGTATCTTAAAAGAGTACGGGGTTAAAGTACCTGCTGGATACGTAGCAGACACTCCAGAAGAAGCTGTAGAGGTTGCTAAGAAACTGAACAAAGAAACTGGAACTAAGTTCTGGGTAGTAAAAGCCCAAATTCACGCAGGTGGCCGTGGTAAAGGTGGTGGAGTTAAAGTTGCAAAAAGTATCGAAGATGTAAAATCATTGTCAAATGATATCATCGGTATGCAATTAATTACTCCTCAAACTGGAGCCGAAGGTAAGAAGGTATTAAAGGTGATGGTTCAAGAGGATGTATATTATCCTGGTGAATCTGAAATCAAAGAATATTACATGTCAGTACTTTTAAACCGTGCGACAGGTAAAAATATGATTATGTATTCTACTGAAGGTGGTATGGATATCGAGGAAGTAGCGGAGAAAACTCCTGAGCTAATTTTCCAAGAAGAAATCGATCCATCAGTAGGTATCCAAGGTTTCCAAGCTAGACGCGTAGCATTTAACTTAGGGACTTCTGGTAAAGCATTTAAAGAAATGGTGAAATTTGTAGTTTCATTATATAATGCATACGTAGGTACTGACTCTGAAATGTTTGAAATCAACCCTGTTTTCAAAACTTCAGATGATCAAGTTATGGCAGTAGATGCTAAAGTAAGTTTAGATGAAAGTGCTTTGTATCGCCATAAAGACATTGCTGCTATGCGTGATGTTACCGAAGAAGATCCAACAGAAGTAGAAGCAAGTGCAGCTGGTTTAAACTATGTAAAACTTGACGGAAACGTTGGTTGTATGGTTAACGGTGCTGGATTAGCAATGGCTACAATGGATATGATAAAATTATCTGGTGGCGATCCTGCTAACTTCCTAGATGTTGGGGGTGGAGCAAATGCTACTACTGTAGAAGCTGGTTTTAGAATCATCTTAAAAGATCCTAACGTAAAAGCAATTTTAATTAACGTATTTGGTGGTATCGTTCGTTGTGACCGTGTTGCCAATGGTGTTGTTGAAGCTTACAAAAACATTGGAGATATCAAAATTCCAATTATTGTACGTTTACAAGGAACAAATGCTGAAGAAGGAGCTAAAATCATTGACGAGTCAGGATTAAAAGTAACTTCTGCAATTACATTGAAAGAAGCTGCAGAGAAGGTGAAAATCGCTCTTGCATAA
- the lpxK gene encoding tetraacyldisaccharide 4'-kinase, with amino-acid sequence MNFLLYPLSAVYDAITSIRNNKYDTKRRRPVRFDLKVISVGNLSVGGTGKTPFVEFLIDRIQNIREVGVLSRGYGRKTSGPIKADIEATARTIGDEPMQYYSKYKNLEVVVSEQRVFGVPFFEKAEVVILDDAYQHRAIHRDLNIMLSDFNKPFFKDEVLPLGRLRENRKGAKRADIIIFTKVLGDYSPELFDSYISKTKQYAREDCKILFSEIGYGETYNLRDSSKVSMPNFVFLLTSIANPDPLVSYIEEQGININKHFKFRDHYSFTEKTISRIENEMGANQTVIITEKDAAKLKPLVSKSSLKFLVMPIVPKIMFDQEEQLLEIINNTI; translated from the coding sequence ATGAATTTTTTACTATATCCCTTGTCTGCTGTCTATGACGCAATAACTTCTATTAGAAACAATAAATATGATACGAAAAGAAGAAGACCTGTTAGATTCGATTTAAAGGTTATCTCTGTTGGTAATCTATCGGTTGGTGGTACTGGTAAAACTCCTTTTGTAGAATTCTTGATTGATAGAATTCAGAATATAAGAGAGGTAGGTGTTTTAAGTAGAGGGTATGGAAGGAAAACGTCTGGACCAATAAAAGCTGATATCGAAGCTACAGCAAGAACTATTGGAGACGAACCAATGCAATACTATTCAAAATATAAAAACCTTGAAGTTGTTGTTTCTGAACAAAGGGTATTTGGTGTTCCATTTTTTGAAAAAGCAGAAGTAGTAATTCTTGATGATGCGTATCAGCATAGAGCTATTCATCGTGATTTAAATATAATGCTCTCCGATTTTAATAAACCATTTTTTAAAGATGAAGTATTACCACTTGGTAGATTAAGAGAAAACAGAAAAGGAGCAAAAAGAGCAGATATAATTATTTTCACAAAAGTATTAGGTGATTATTCTCCTGAACTTTTTGATTCCTATATCTCAAAAACAAAGCAATATGCAAGGGAAGATTGTAAAATATTATTTTCTGAGATAGGCTATGGTGAAACTTATAATTTAAGAGACTCATCAAAAGTTTCAATGCCTAATTTCGTTTTTTTACTTACCAGTATTGCCAATCCAGATCCATTAGTATCTTATATTGAGGAGCAAGGAATCAATATCAATAAACATTTTAAATTTAGAGATCATTATTCATTTACTGAAAAGACAATCTCTAGAATTGAAAATGAAATGGGTGCTAATCAAACTGTAATAATAACAGAAAAAGATGCAGCAAAATTAAAACCTTTGGTTTCAAAAAGTAGTTTAAAATTCTTGGTTATGCCGATTGTCCCCAAAATAATGTTTGATCAAGAAGAACAGCTTTTAGAAATAATCAATAATACTATTTAA
- a CDS encoding GNAT family protein yields MNIIVEDFTKSWVSPSEYDYLLAHGWRHFGDNFFRYNINMHNDAICNVIPLRVKLPEFIYSKSQKKIQKKCDSFTISIDNVCIDSTTHTLFEKHKKKFIDNTPTSIYDFLSSKNVSNVPTAIKEVRVFDNEKLIAISYFAIGENSISSIYGMFDTDYSKYSLGLFTMFIEIEFAKSQDLLYYYHGYCYDVSSFYDYKKKFSAVQSYQWESKKWSSLIK; encoded by the coding sequence ATGAATATTATTGTTGAAGACTTCACAAAATCATGGGTTTCCCCATCAGAATACGATTATCTATTAGCGCATGGCTGGAGACATTTTGGGGATAATTTCTTTAGGTATAATATAAATATGCATAATGATGCTATTTGTAATGTTATTCCTCTAAGGGTTAAACTCCCAGAGTTTATTTATTCAAAATCACAAAAAAAAATTCAAAAGAAATGCGATAGTTTTACTATTTCTATTGATAACGTTTGCATCGATTCTACAACTCATACTCTATTTGAAAAACACAAAAAGAAGTTTATTGATAATACGCCAACATCAATTTATGACTTTTTATCTAGTAAAAATGTGAGTAACGTACCTACTGCTATAAAAGAAGTTCGTGTTTTTGACAATGAAAAACTGATTGCTATTAGTTATTTCGCTATTGGCGAGAACAGTATTTCGAGTATATATGGTATGTTTGATACGGACTATAGCAAATACAGCTTAGGCCTTTTTACAATGTTTATTGAAATTGAGTTTGCTAAGAGTCAAGACCTACTTTACTATTATCATGGGTACTGTTACGACGTAAGCTCTTTTTATGATTATAAAAAGAAATTTAGTGCAGTACAAAGTTACCAATGGGAAAGTAAAAAGTGGTCTAGTCTTATTAAATAG
- a CDS encoding 4Fe-4S dicluster domain-containing protein, which produces MSKKLGANNTYFGNIKEAIQTSKHGLKLTIDHLKDALVNDRRDPISPNDSNYFEKQNSIVTLKYPQEVLPVPDTGRYKLDLEIDDCIVCDKCAKVCPVDCIEIEPIKSTEVIGETSDGTPKRIYAAKFDIDMAKCCFCGLCTYVCPTECLTMTKSYDFSELDMRNLTYGFADMSEQEVKQKQKIFDLEQEKKRQAKMATTQPTVSVTTEKEIETESSKDKPKPKFRPRVIKK; this is translated from the coding sequence ATGAGTAAAAAATTAGGAGCAAATAATACATACTTCGGAAATATCAAAGAAGCTATACAAACTTCAAAACATGGATTAAAATTAACTATAGATCATCTTAAGGATGCATTAGTTAATGATAGAAGAGATCCGATATCTCCCAACGATAGTAATTATTTTGAAAAACAGAATTCAATTGTCACTTTAAAATATCCACAAGAGGTTTTACCAGTTCCGGATACAGGAAGGTATAAATTAGACTTGGAGATAGATGATTGTATTGTATGCGATAAATGTGCAAAAGTTTGCCCTGTAGATTGTATTGAAATTGAACCAATAAAATCTACAGAAGTAATAGGGGAAACCTCTGATGGAACACCTAAACGTATCTATGCCGCCAAATTTGACATAGATATGGCAAAGTGTTGCTTTTGTGGTCTTTGTACTTATGTTTGTCCAACGGAATGTCTAACAATGACTAAATCTTATGATTTTAGTGAGTTGGATATGCGAAATCTTACATATGGTTTTGCTGATATGTCTGAACAGGAAGTAAAACAAAAACAGAAGATTTTTGATCTTGAACAAGAAAAAAAGCGACAAGCAAAAATGGCAACAACTCAACCAACTGTATCGGTAACTACTGAAAAAGAAATTGAGACTGAATCATCAAAAGATAAACCGAAGCCAAAATTTCGTCCAAGAGTAATTAAGAAATAA
- a CDS encoding NADH-quinone oxidoreductase subunit J family protein has protein sequence MIEIVFYFLMLVIFISSIALFSSKNVIHNAAYLLFTLLSVAGLFVLSGSDFLAITQVMIYIGGVLVLLLFGVMYTKNTEKHGVQLGSARILTGIFLGLTSFGILSYGILQENVDKSYEVKQGGVTEILGTHFMTNQILAFELTAVLLLVVLIGAVFVAGLKKSSN, from the coding sequence ATGATAGAGATAGTATTTTATTTTTTAATGCTAGTGATTTTTATATCATCTATAGCATTATTTAGTTCTAAAAATGTTATTCATAATGCAGCTTATTTATTATTTACTTTATTAAGTGTAGCGGGACTTTTTGTACTCTCAGGTAGCGACTTTTTAGCAATTACACAAGTAATGATCTATATAGGTGGTGTACTTGTTCTCTTATTGTTTGGTGTTATGTATACCAAAAATACAGAAAAACATGGTGTCCAATTAGGGTCAGCTAGAATTTTAACAGGTATCTTTTTAGGGTTGACTTCATTTGGAATTTTATCTTATGGTATTCTACAAGAAAACGTTGATAAAAGCTATGAAGTTAAACAAGGTGGTGTAACAGAGATATTGGGTACACATTTTATGACTAATCAAATTCTAGCCTTTGAATTAACGGCAGTATTATTATTAGTTGTACTAATAGGAGCTGTATTTGTGGCAGGTTTAAAGAAATCTTCTAATTAG
- the greA gene encoding transcription elongation factor GreA produces the protein MSKSTYYTGEGLQRLADELKDLKTRGRADIAKQIAEATDKGDLSENAEYDAAKDAQGHLEAKIANLANLIANARIIDESKLDASKVGILSKIKMKVPTGAIMEYMLVSAKEANVRENKISIDSPIAQGLLGKRVGDVAEIKTPRGMIKFEILEISL, from the coding sequence ATGTCTAAGTCAACATATTATACAGGTGAAGGTCTTCAAAGATTGGCTGATGAACTCAAAGATCTTAAAACTAGAGGTAGAGCTGATATTGCAAAACAAATTGCTGAAGCTACTGATAAAGGTGATTTAAGTGAAAATGCAGAATACGATGCAGCAAAAGATGCTCAAGGGCATTTAGAGGCTAAAATTGCAAATCTTGCTAATTTAATTGCGAATGCAAGAATAATTGATGAATCTAAATTGGATGCTTCTAAAGTTGGTATTCTTAGTAAGATAAAAATGAAAGTACCTACTGGTGCTATAATGGAATATATGTTAGTTTCTGCAAAAGAAGCTAATGTAAGAGAAAATAAAATTTCTATTGATTCTCCTATTGCTCAAGGTTTATTGGGTAAAAGAGTAGGTGATGTTGCAGAAATTAAAACTCCTCGTGGAATGATTAAGTTTGAAATTCTTGAAATTTCACTTTAA
- the purU gene encoding formyltetrahydrofolate deformylase — MDQATATTSKTAILLMHCPDQKGIISHITLFIHENQGNIIYLDQYVDRVEKRFYMRVEFEIDQFNIPEEKIYDYFETLLAKKYTMTFNLYFNDRKPKMALFVTKMSHCLYDILSRTDSGELKVEIPMIISNHLHLKKVADKFNIPFYHFEMNKENKVEQEKAQLELMKKHNINFVVLARYMQIISSDFIESYPNKIINIHHSFLPAFVGAKPYHAAHERGVKIIGATSHYVTTDLDAGPIIEQDVAKVSHKDTVKELIRKGKDLEKIVLSRAIYQHVNRKLMAYKNKTIIFD, encoded by the coding sequence ATGGATCAGGCGACAGCAACAACATCAAAAACCGCAATTTTATTAATGCACTGCCCGGATCAAAAGGGTATCATTTCACATATCACTTTATTTATTCATGAGAATCAAGGTAATATTATTTATCTAGATCAATATGTTGATAGAGTTGAAAAGAGATTCTATATGCGTGTAGAATTCGAAATAGATCAATTTAATATTCCAGAAGAAAAGATATACGATTATTTCGAAACGTTACTGGCTAAGAAATACACAATGACATTCAATTTGTATTTCAACGATAGAAAGCCAAAAATGGCATTATTTGTAACAAAGATGTCGCATTGTTTATACGATATTTTGTCAAGAACAGATTCTGGTGAATTAAAGGTTGAAATTCCAATGATTATTAGTAATCATCTTCACTTGAAGAAAGTTGCTGATAAGTTTAATATTCCTTTTTATCATTTTGAAATGAATAAAGAGAATAAAGTTGAACAAGAGAAGGCACAACTAGAATTAATGAAAAAGCATAATATTAATTTTGTTGTTTTAGCTAGATATATGCAAATTATTTCTTCTGATTTTATTGAAAGCTACCCAAATAAAATAATCAATATACACCACTCTTTCCTTCCTGCTTTTGTTGGAGCAAAGCCATATCATGCAGCTCATGAGCGTGGAGTTAAAATTATTGGTGCAACATCACATTATGTAACAACTGATCTAGACGCAGGTCCTATCATTGAGCAAGACGTTGCAAAGGTTAGTCATAAAGACACAGTGAAAGAATTAATAAGAAAAGGTAAAGACCTTGAGAAAATTGTACTCTCAAGAGCAATTTACCAGCATGTCAATAGAAAGCTAATGGCTTATAAGAATAAGACAATCATTTTTGATTAA
- a CDS encoding GH3 auxin-responsive promoter family protein, which produces MEILSTAFNWFSKRRMHQIEHFMTHPIDVQQNLFKDLISSAKNTEWGKKYDYQSINNIEQFADRVPISTYEDLSPYIERMMKGEQNILWSSKISEFSKSSGTTNQRSKFIPVSKEALEDCHYKAGKDLISIYLDNHPNTKIMFGKSLGIGGTYQKNDLNNESILGDVSAIIMKNLPFWAEFMRAPEIKVALMDEWESKIELIAGTTIDKNITSIAGVPTWTLILIERILEMTGKKTLIEVWPNLEVFWHGAVAFGPYRKTFKKLIGKDDINFTDVYNASEGFFGIQDTTNDDEFLLLLDYGVYYEFIPMDEFDKEKAEVIQLADVEIGKNYALLITTNAGLWRYQIGDTIRFTSKFPYRIKISGRTKHFINAFGEEVVIENAEAAIKAACAITNAEVRNFTAAPVYLEQGGKKGGHEWAIEFKHTPNNKDLFIQTLDETLRKVNSDYDAKRYKDIAIITPVVHFLEPRSFYNWMKKRGKLGGQNKVPRLANHREYLESLLSSI; this is translated from the coding sequence ATGGAAATTTTATCTACTGCTTTTAATTGGTTTTCAAAACGTAGAATGCATCAGATAGAACATTTTATGACTCACCCTATAGATGTACAACAAAATCTTTTTAAGGATTTAATCTCTAGTGCAAAAAATACGGAGTGGGGAAAAAAATACGACTATCAATCTATTAATAATATTGAGCAATTTGCTGATAGAGTACCAATTTCTACTTATGAGGATTTAAGTCCTTATATAGAGAGAATGATGAAAGGTGAACAAAACATATTATGGTCATCAAAAATTTCAGAATTTTCTAAATCGTCAGGAACAACCAACCAAAGAAGCAAATTTATACCAGTATCAAAAGAAGCCTTAGAGGATTGCCATTATAAAGCTGGTAAAGACCTTATTTCTATTTACTTAGATAACCATCCAAATACCAAAATAATGTTTGGGAAAAGTCTAGGAATTGGAGGTACATATCAAAAAAATGATCTAAATAACGAGAGTATTTTAGGTGATGTATCTGCGATTATAATGAAAAATTTACCCTTCTGGGCTGAATTTATGAGAGCTCCTGAAATTAAGGTAGCTCTTATGGATGAGTGGGAAAGTAAAATAGAACTAATTGCTGGTACTACAATTGATAAAAATATTACAAGTATTGCCGGAGTACCTACTTGGACATTAATATTAATTGAACGTATTTTAGAAATGACCGGTAAGAAAACCTTAATTGAGGTTTGGCCTAATTTAGAGGTGTTCTGGCATGGAGCTGTAGCTTTTGGCCCCTACAGAAAGACGTTTAAAAAATTAATTGGTAAAGATGATATCAACTTTACTGATGTCTATAATGCTTCAGAAGGTTTTTTTGGTATTCAAGATACTACTAATGATGATGAGTTTTTATTGTTATTAGATTATGGTGTTTATTATGAGTTCATTCCAATGGATGAATTTGATAAAGAAAAAGCAGAAGTTATTCAATTAGCAGATGTAGAAATTGGTAAAAATTATGCACTACTAATTACAACTAATGCAGGGTTATGGAGATATCAAATTGGTGATACAATTCGATTTACTTCCAAATTTCCCTATAGAATTAAGATATCAGGAAGAACAAAGCATTTTATCAATGCATTTGGTGAAGAGGTTGTAATCGAAAATGCTGAAGCAGCAATTAAAGCAGCATGTGCGATAACAAATGCTGAAGTACGTAATTTTACAGCTGCTCCTGTTTATTTAGAACAAGGAGGTAAAAAAGGTGGGCATGAATGGGCTATTGAATTTAAACATACACCAAATAACAAAGATCTTTTTATACAAACATTAGATGAGACTTTACGCAAAGTGAATTCTGATTATGATGCTAAACGTTATAAAGATATCGCTATAATCACTCCTGTAGTTCATTTCTTAGAACCTAGATCATTCTATAATTGGATGAAAAAAAGAGGAAAGTTAGGTGGGCAAAATAAAGTTCCTAGATTAGCTAATCATAGAGAATATTTAGAATCACTCCTATCTTCAATATAA
- the lptB gene encoding LPS export ABC transporter ATP-binding protein, which produces MILKADNLIKHYGKRTVVNDVSIKVEQGEIVGLLGPNGAGKTTCFYMIVGLIKPNNGEIHLDTENITKLPMYKRAQKGVGYLAQEPSVFRGLTVEENIMLPLEMEKISKEEKNQRVEKLLNEFSLTHVRDNLGMSLSGGERRRTEIARTLSTNPSFVLLDEPFAGVDPIAVEEIQRIVYNLKKKNIGILITDHNVTETLSITDRVYILQSGVVFRDGTPDQLINDTEVRKAYFGEYAEYKKKDFSE; this is translated from the coding sequence ATGATACTAAAAGCGGATAATCTAATAAAGCACTACGGAAAACGTACAGTAGTTAATGATGTTTCAATAAAAGTAGAACAAGGAGAGATTGTAGGATTGTTAGGACCAAACGGTGCTGGTAAAACTACTTGTTTCTATATGATTGTTGGTTTAATTAAACCAAACAATGGAGAGATACACCTTGACACTGAAAACATCACAAAATTACCGATGTATAAACGTGCTCAGAAAGGTGTTGGTTACCTTGCACAGGAACCTTCTGTATTCAGAGGATTAACTGTAGAAGAAAATATTATGTTACCTCTAGAAATGGAAAAAATTTCTAAAGAGGAAAAGAATCAAAGAGTAGAAAAGTTACTAAATGAATTTTCTTTAACGCACGTAAGAGATAACTTAGGTATGTCTCTATCTGGTGGTGAAAGAAGAAGAACTGAAATTGCTAGAACTCTATCTACTAATCCAAGTTTTGTTTTACTTGACGAACCTTTTGCAGGTGTAGACCCTATTGCTGTTGAAGAAATTCAAAGAATAGTTTATAACTTGAAGAAGAAAAATATTGGTATTTTAATTACAGATCACAATGTGACCGAAACGTTATCTATTACAGATAGAGTTTATATTCTACAAAGTGGTGTTGTATTTAGAGATGGAACACCAGATCAGCTAATAAATGATACTGAAGTACGAAAAGCTTACTTCGGTGAATATGCTGAATATAAGAAAAAAGATTTTTCTGAGTAG